In the Saprospiraceae bacterium genome, one interval contains:
- a CDS encoding thermonuclease family protein → MKSWLTFLLLLTCFNGPSPTPPDESCQSCPSAAGTLDSTGLRGQSVGIVDGDTFDLLPLAPAPAEPIRIRLEGIDAPEKSQPYGKAAKQYLGELIFGKVVRADGAKKDRNGRRICTVFVADTLDVNRAMVATGYAWHFKKYSNDPVLDSLERSARVVRAGLWAATEPPIAPWDWRKGKRYNRN, encoded by the coding sequence ATGAAAAGTTGGCTAACCTTCCTGTTGCTCTTGACTTGTTTCAACGGCCCCTCCCCCACCCCGCCCGACGAATCCTGCCAATCCTGTCCGTCAGCAGCCGGTACACTCGATTCCACCGGGCTTCGCGGCCAGTCCGTTGGTATCGTGGACGGCGATACCTTCGACCTGCTCCCGCTTGCCCCGGCGCCGGCCGAACCCATCCGCATCCGGCTCGAAGGCATAGACGCCCCGGAAAAAAGCCAGCCCTACGGCAAAGCCGCCAAACAGTATCTCGGCGAATTAATTTTTGGAAAAGTAGTCCGCGCCGACGGCGCTAAAAAAGACCGCAATGGGCGCCGCATCTGCACCGTGTTCGTGGCCGATACCCTCGATGTCAACCGAGCGATGGTCGCGACGGGTTACGCCTGGCATTTTAAGAAATATTCCAACGACCCGGTGCTCGACAGCCTTGAACGAAGCGCCCGCGTCGTCCGTGCCGGGTTGTGGGCGGCCACCGAGCCGCCGATCGCGCCCTGGGACTGGCGGAAAGGGAAAAGATACAACAGGAACTAA